A window of Colias croceus chromosome 13, ilColCroc2.1 genomic DNA:
CTTGATTGTATAATAACTATACAATAGCATTGTATTTCCTTTGTTTCAGATCTCAATTGAAAACTATTAAGGCATCTGGTTCAGTCAACTATTTAGTCTGTTGTAGCAGGGATAATTTGCCATTGTTCCTGGAACAAGCACAACAAGTTGGTATTATGTCAGACGAACACAGTTACATTATTATGGACCCTGACTTTCATACAATTGATATTGATCCGTACAAACACGGTGGATCGAATATAACAGGTAAATAGATATTGACTTCTATTCTCATACTTGTTTTCtttaatcaattaaattttgcacactaataaattaattattacaaatagcTCGgctaacttaaaaaaatatatttttataaacacgtTGAAATTGGGTCAAATCAAATATGGAAACATTGTAAACActtattattctaaaattttacttttcaGGAATCAGGTTTTTCGATCCTGAATtagatgaaataaaacaatttacagCAGCTATTAATGATAAAGTGAAGGAGTTATCAGAAGGTCAAATAGAAACGGCAATAGAAGGTCAaactttgaatttaaatttggcTTTAGTTTACGATGCTGTTATGTTATACACTTCAGCTCTCAAAATAATGGGGTTAGAAGAAGGTGGGAATGTTACTTGCGATGCTAGTGAAACATGGAGTTTTGGATCcagtataattaattttataagaacggtaagtattataatttatacaatatgaGACATTATAATAGTAGAGTCGTACACATCCGCTTCGTTACGGAATATTCAATGAAATGCTAAAAGTAAGTTtgataaaatagaataaatatttcaacagATGGAACAAGATGGCTTAACAGGTGTTATAAAATTTGACGAAGATGGTTTTCGTTCAGAGTTTGAAGTTGATGTTCTTGAAGTTATGGCTCATGGCTTTGAAAAGGTAATTATGGACGTAACATAGCATAATTCAGTAACATATTGGTATATCAACATTgccaataataaatttttcagaTTGGAACTTGGTCAATGGAAGATGGTTTTACAGAGATGAGGAAAATAGTACCAGCTGTGGAGCAGGAAGGATCAGAGTATATGAAAGGCAAACACTTTATTGTTCTAACAGCATTGGtatgaatgttttaaaataatttttgtaaatgaAGCTTTTTGATAATAGAATAATTGAACCGTTTCTTTCGTAGAGTGCTCCGTACGGTATGCTCAAGGAATCATCATTGAAATTAGAAAGCAATGACAGATATGAAGGTTTTGGTATCGAAATAATTGAGGAATTAGcgaaaatgaatgaatttaattaCACATTTGAAATTCAAGAAGACGGCGTTTATGGATCCTATGagccaaaattgaaaaaatggACTGGTATGATGGAGAAAATAATGGATGGcgtaaatatactttattattttttataaaacatactcTTTTTACGACActtcatatttttaagaatacgGTAAagcattttgttaaatattttgatacgtTAAGAATCATAATTctttgtacaaaataattgttgatTTCAGAGGGCTGATTTTGCAATCACCGATTTAACAATAACAGCGGCACGCCAAAAAGTGGTAGATTTTACCAGTCCCTTCATGAATTTAGGAATaactattttgtataaaaagccaACTAAGCAACCTCCGGATCTTTTCTCTTTCATTTCACCGTTTTCGTATCAGGTAAGAATGGacctagaaaataaaaattcatccAACAAATTGATCAGACttataagttaataatttacagGTGTGGGGTTGGTTAGCTGGTGCATACGTCGGAGTGTCAGTGCTGCTGTTTATTTTGGGAAGATTTGCTCCCGAAGAGTGGCAAAACCCATATCCGTGTATTGCGGAGCCTGAAACTTTGGACAATCAATGGACATTGGCTAATTCATTTTGGTTTACATTGGGAAGTGTACTGACTCAGGGATCTGAAATTGCTCCTATGTAATTATCAtttcaagtaaaaataataacttttttaatacattatgaACTATTTAGCAAGTAATGAACTACTTTTGCACAGGTTTTTTTGTggcattataattttttttacatattctaGTGCTGTTTCTACTCGAATGGCAGGCAGTATGTGGTGGTTCTTTACATTGATTATGGTATCATCATACACGGCTAATTTAGCTGCCTTCTTGACCGTAGAGTCAAAGTTTTATGCTATTAAGAGTGTGACAGATTTAGCAAGTAATCCATATGGTATTACGTATGGTGCTAAGCGGGGTGGAGCTACCTTTGGATTTTTTAAGgtattgcaataatataattatcctTAGCTAA
This region includes:
- the LOC123696658 gene encoding glutamate receptor ionotropic, kainate 2-like, which translates into the protein MNYFYVVFTVLCSIYNVGDSKTIGAIFDDGTFLLEAAFNLGILDASQNEENPFEASVIKTSPGDLIEAENGICSLLENNVLGIFGPTSKATMKHVQVIADYLEIPHIITEPMTAQNRNWSAVNLYPNHMAYSQVFADIIAMKGWTDFTIIYEGAELLPFLDNILNMEDLDSQEHIVISVVQLPDGDDFRSQLKTIKASGSVNYLVCCSRDNLPLFLEQAQQVGIMSDEHSYIIMDPDFHTIDIDPYKHGGSNITGIRFFDPELDEIKQFTAAINDKVKELSEGQIETAIEGQTLNLNLALVYDAVMLYTSALKIMGLEEGGNVTCDASETWSFGSSIINFIRTMEQDGLTGVIKFDEDGFRSEFEVDVLEVMAHGFEKIGTWSMEDGFTEMRKIVPAVEQEGSEYMKGKHFIVLTALSAPYGMLKESSLKLESNDRYEGFGIEIIEELAKMNEFNYTFEIQEDGVYGSYEPKLKKWTGMMEKIMDGRADFAITDLTITAARQKVVDFTSPFMNLGITILYKKPTKQPPDLFSFISPFSYQVWGWLAGAYVGVSVLLFILGRFAPEEWQNPYPCIAEPETLDNQWTLANSFWFTLGSVLTQGSEIAPIAVSTRMAGSMWWFFTLIMVSSYTANLAAFLTVESKFYAIKSVTDLASNPYGITYGAKRGGATFGFFKESDNLLYQKMYEYMDSHPELMTQTNDIGLERVKSNDEDYAFLMESTSIEYMVERNCDVAQVGGLLDSKGYGIAMKKNSPYRQPMSESILQLQEQGKITRMKDKWWKEKRGGGACADDDAGSGDAQPLVLANVGGVFIVLVAGSGLAVICAFFEMTVDVWMIARREKLSFKEELMAELRFIFSFSGDVKPVRHRASTSSGSGSKGSKKTNILNDEEEEPKEEDVDPVPTPRSERSSHSRHTSHSRRQSNVKQMNQFRKLIKEKSVN